One stretch of Candida orthopsilosis Co 90-125, chromosome 3 draft sequence DNA includes these proteins:
- a CDS encoding Utr1 protein (S. cerevisiae homolog UTR1 has NAD+ kinase activity, NADH kinase activity, has role in NADP biosynthetic process, cellular iron ion homeostasis and localizes to cytoplasm, nucleus) — translation MSDYTQSQLTEQLKHLSTKSERDVLHPLTKIVSPSEPMDLQQIRAARQQRTSESSSSSVSSLPTEVLDPPSNQAQPNSTPTLASPQPQHTSFRRKHSIHKFNRSQYSLSSISSTPYGSTVPSMSSSPKDNFAREPPRIHAKLYCEDVAKNNKTAKDVLSRLSSDELRSVKTHTELAETANGVRMLAKNLSRATIQLDVKALMIVTKARDNALVYLTREVVEWILTNHTEITVYVDSKLEQSKRFDSKRMIKQYPNAAKHLRYWNKDLTLKSPELFDLVVTLGGDGTVLYVSNLFQKVVPPVLSFSLGSLGFLTNFKFDDYKSKLNHCLDSGVKANLRMRFTCRVHTAEGKLICEQQVLNELVVDRGPSPFVTNLELYGDGSLLTIAQADGLIIATPTGSTAYSLSAGGSLVHPGVSAISVTPICPHTLSFRPILLPDGMFLKIKVPLTSRSTAWCSFDGKVRKELSKGYYVTIQASPFPFPTVIASKTEYMDSVSRNLNWNVREQQKPFSSYLKPETRQMMVENDNGEDKPKENDDNDDFDINYSDQEETEEKTSSSNTTSETNSEDMSYLPLGGGTQTPTTNNQDDRCCYAHPHARVHLNGS, via the coding sequence ATGTCGGATTATACTCAAAGCCAGTTGACGGAACAATTGAAGCATTTGCTGACAAAGTCGGAAAGAGATGTGTTACACCCTTTGACCAAAATAGTATCCCCCTCAGAGCCAATGGATTTACAGCAAATAAGAGCCGCTCGTCAACAACGTACGTCGGAAAGCTCGTCGTCATCAGTTTCTTCTTTACCGACAGAAGTATTAGATCCACCATCAAATCAAGCTCAACCGAATAGTACACCAACACTTGCTAGtccacaaccacaacacACCTCATTTCGCCGTAAACATTCTATCCACAAGTTCAATCGAAGTCAATACAGTCTTAGTTCGATCTCATCCACGCCATATGGGTCTACAGTCCCAAGTATGAGTAGCTCACCAAAGGACAATTTTGCAAGAGAGCCACCAAGAATACATGCAAAGTTGTATTGCGAGGATGTCGCtaaaaacaacaagacGGCAAAAGATGTGTTATCTCGCTTATCTTCCGACGAGTTGCGTTCGGTAAAGACCCATACTGAGTTAGCAGAAACAGCCAACGGAGTGAGAATGTTGGCCAAGAATCTTTCGAGGGCCACCATACAATTGGATGTAAAGGCTTTGATGATTGTGACCAAAGCGAGGGACAATGCGTTGGTCTACTTGACGCGAGAGGTGGTAGAATGGATATTGACAAACCATACCGAAATCACTGTTtatgttgattcaaaactagaacaatcaaaaagatttgacAGTAAGCGCATGATCAAACAATACCCTAATGCTGCTAAACATTTGCGATATTGGAACAAAGATTTGACGTTAAAATCCCCAGAGTTATTTGATTTAGTGGTGACACTAGGAGGCGATGGTACTGTTCTCTACGTGTCtaatttgtttcaaaaagtgGTGCCACCTGTattgtcattttcattgGGTAGTTTAGGGTTCTTGACgaatttcaagtttgatgaCTACAAGTCAAAATTAAACCATTGTTTAGATTCGGGGGTTAAGGCAAATTTGAGAATGAGATTCACTTGTCGGGTACACACAGCAGAGGGGAAATTAATTTGTGAGCAGCaagttttgaatgaattggtGGTTGACAGAGGTCCATCCCCGTTTGTGACTAATTTGGAGCTTTATGGTGACGGATCGCTATTGACTATAGCACAAGCGGACGGACTAATAATTGCAACACCCACAGGATCAACTGCATATTCTCTATCGGCTGGAGGTTCATTAGTTCATCCTGGTGTCAGTGCAATTAGCGTGACGCCAATTTGTCCTCATACATTATCATTCCGCCCCATATTGTTGCCAGATGGtatgtttttgaaaatcaaggTACCCTTAACCAGTCGGTCAACCGCATGGTGTTCTTTTGATGGGAAAGTAAGAAAGGAACTTAGTAAAGGATATTATGTCACAATACAGGCTTCTCCTTTCCCATTTCCCACTGTTATTGCTTCTAAAACAGAATATATGGATTCAGTTAGTAGAAACTTGAATTGGAATGTTAgagaacaacaaaaaccaTTCAGTTCATATTTGAAACCAGAAACGAGACAGATGATGGTGGAAAATGATAATGGGGAAGATAAACCGAAAGAAAATGAcgataatgatgattttgatataAACTATAGTGATCAAGAGGAAACAGAAGAGAAGACGTCTTCTAGTAATACTACAAGCGAAACAAATAGTGAAGATATGCTGTATCTTCCGCTTGGTGGTGGAACTCAAACACCTACAACTAATAATCAGGATGACCGCTGTTGTTATGCACATCCTCATGCAAGGGTACACTTGAATGGATCTTGA
- a CDS encoding Och1 alpha-1,6-mannosyltransferase, which produces MGRRNLKTALVTTVLLLVIYLFYSSFDGHVSYKTEPNSNKLQLLRELEANKEWKTRGFNFQPRLKPTPNQSSKVLQQLYQSIPYDTTSDFPKFIWQTWKVDLGDESFPKRYRNYQATWDDKNPNYKHFVIPDEQCDALVAELYSEVPDVAKAYRIMPKSILKADFFRYLILFARGGVYTDIDTVGLKPIDDWASNNEEIAGKSNNAGLVVGIEADPDRPDWADWYARRIQFCQWTIQSKRGHPMLAQLIAQISDITLTRAEKGQLKKVLGKDEGGDIMNWTGPGIFTDYVFKYLNQIVDVDWRLFTGMEKPIAIDDVLVLPITSFSPDVNQMGAKSSGDPMAFAKHMFSGSWKDDGMPEMAS; this is translated from the coding sequence ATGGGACGAAGGAACTTAAAAACAGCACTTGTTACGACAGTCCTACTACTTGTGATATATCTTTTCTACTCGTCATTCGATGGACACGTATCTTACAAGACTGAACCAAATTCCAACAAGTTACAACTTCTACGAGAGCTTGAAGCTAATAAGGAATGGAAAACTCGAGgattcaatttccaacCAAGGTTGAAGCCAACTCCAAATCAATCGAGTAAGGTTCTTCAGCAGCTTTATCAAAGTATTCCATATGATACTACCAGCGACTTCCCTAAATTTATTTGGCAAACGTGGAAAGTAGATTTGGGGGATGAGTCCTTCCCAAAAAGGTATCGCAATTACCAAGCGACTTGGGATGATAAAAACCCAAACTACAAACACTTTGTGATTCCAGATGAACAGTGTGATGCTCTTGTTGCTGAGCTATACTCAGAGGTACCAGATGTCGCCAAAGCCTACCGCATCATGCCTAAGTCTATCTTGAAAGCAGACTTTTTCCGTTACTTGATATTATTCGCCAGAGGAGGAGTGTACACCGATATAGACACCGTTGGATTGAAACCTATAGATGACTGGGCAAGTAACAATGAGGAAATAGCTggaaaatcaaacaatgcAGGATTAGTTGTCGGAATTGAGGCCGACCCAGATCGGCCAGATTGGGCGGATTGGTACGCACGCAGaatccaattttgtcaatggACGATTCAATCAAAACGTGGCCATCCTATGTTGGCCCAACTTATAGCTCAAATCTCAGATATAACGCTTACGCGAGCAGAGAAAGGacagttgaaaaaagttttgGGAAAGGACGAAGGTGGAGATATAATGAACTGGACAGGACCTGGTATTTTCACTGACTATGTCTTCAAGTACCTCAACCAAATAGTCGATGTTGACTGGCGACTTTTCACTGGGATGGAGAAACCCATTgctattgatgatgttttaGTATTGCCAATAACTTCGTTTAGTCCCGATGTAAATCAAATGGGAGCCAAGTCGTCAGGTGATCCAATGGCATTTGCCAAACACATGTTTTCGGGAAGCTGGAAGGACGATGGAATGCCAGAGATGGCTTCATAA
- a CDS encoding Ded1 protein (S. cerevisiae homolog DED1 has ATP-dependent RNA helicase activity, RNA strand annealing activity and has role in translational initiation), producing MSDISQQMNNLSVQENGSDGQYQPKQNGRRQYVPPHLRNRSGQQSNSSDEVPFGGSRRNGYDNRGGFSSRGNGFGFNGSRGGARGGSGFGGGRYQRQVPGVGKWVDGKHVPAPRNERLEVELFGVPEEEGTQSSGINFDNYDDIPVEASGDDVPEPITAFTAPPLDELLVENIKFSKFTKPTPVQKYSVPIVAGGRDLMACAQTGSGKTGGFLFPVLSESYANGPAPVPESTGTFSSHKAYPTVLVMAPTRELVSQIYDESKKFAYRSWVRPCVVYGGADIGNQIRQLDRGCDLLVATPGRLKDLLERGRVSLANIKYLVLDEADRMLDMGFEPQIRQIVQECDMPSVENRQTLMFSATFPRDIQMLARDFLKNYIFLSVGRVGSTSENITQKVLYVEDDEKKSVILDMLNANSAGLTIVFTETKRMADNLADFLYDQGFPATAIHGDRSQYEREKALAAFKNGKAPILVATAVAARGLDIPNVSHVINYDLPGDIDDYVHRIGRTGRAGNVGIATAFFNRNNKNIAKDMIELLSEANQEVPDFLTKISRESAFGRGGRGSSRGGGYGGRGGATRDFRRSGGGGHSNSGWGSSAGSGWGSSGNSGWGNSNGSSGGYGSRSNFNSSYGNPSASTSWW from the coding sequence ATGTCTGACATTAGTCAACAAATGAACAACTTGAGTGTTCAAGAAAACGGAAGCGACGGTCAAtatcaaccaaaacaaaatggtCGCAGACAATACGTGCCACCACATTTGAGAAACAGATCTGGCCAACAATCAAACAGTTCTGATGAGGTTCCATTTGGAGGATCTCGCCGTAACGGGTATGATAACAGAGGAGGATTTTCTTCCAGAGGCAATGGTTTTGGATTTAATGGCTCCAGAGGTGGAGCTAGAGGAGGATCTGGATTTGGAGGTGGTAGATACCAAAGACAAGTCCCAGGTGTAGGTAAATGGGTTGATGGAAAACACGTTCCTGCACCACGTAACGAAAGATTGGAAGTTGAATTGTTCGGTGTtccagaagaagaaggtaCTCAATCTTCAGGTATCAACTTTGACAACTATGACGACATTCCAGTTGAAGCCAGTGGTGACGATGTACCAGAGCCAATTACCGCTTTCACCGCGCCACCATTGGATGAAttattggttgaaaataTTAAATTCTCAAAGTTTACCAAGCCAACTCCAGTTCAAAAGTATTCCGTTCCAATTGTCGCTGGTGGTAGAGATTTGATGGCTTGTGCTCAAACTGGTTCAGGTAAAACTGGTGGTTTCCTTTTCCCTGTTTTATCTGAATCTTATGCCAACGGTCCAGCTCCAGTTCCTGAATCTACCGGAACTTTTTCATCACACAAAGCTTATCCAACAGTTCTTGTTATGGCCCCAACCAGAGAATTGGTTTCCCAAATCTACGATGAAAGTAAAAAGTTTGCTTACAGATCATGGGTTCGTCCTTGTGTCGTTTACGGTGGTGCTGATAttggaaatcaaatcaGACAATTAGACAGAGGTTGTGACTTGTTAGTCGCTACTCCAGGTCGTCTTAAGGATTTACTTGAAAGAGGAAGAGTCTCATTGGCCAACATCAAGTATTTGGTTTTGGATGAAGCTGATAGAATGTTGGATATGGGTTTTGAACCTCAAATTAGACAAATTGTACAAGAATGTGATATGCCAAGTGTTGAAAACAGACAAACTTTGATGTTTTCTGCTACATTTCCAAGAGATATTCAAATGTTGGCTCGTGATTTCTTAAAAAACTATATTTTCCTTTCAGTTGGTAGAGTTGGTTCCACTTCAGAAAACATTACTCAAAAGGTTTTGTATGTtgaggatgatgaaaagaagtCAGTTATCTTGGATATGTTGAATGCCAACAGTGCAGGTTTGACAATTGTCTTTACTGAGACCAAGAGAATGGCAGACAACTTGGCTGATTTCTTGTATGACCAAGGGTTCCCTGCTACTGCCATCCATGGTGACAGATCCCAATATGAAAGAGAAAAGGCTCTTGCTGCTTTCAAGAACGGTAAAGCGCCAATTTTGGTAGCCACTGCTGTTGCCGCTAGAGGTTTGGATATTCCAAATGTTTCTCACGTTATTAACTATGACTTGCCAGGtgacattgatgattaCGTTCATAGAATTGGTCGTACTGGTCGTGCAGGTAACGTTGGTATTGCTACTGCTTTTTTTAACAGAAATAACAAGAACATTGCCAAGGATATGATTGAGTTATTATCTGAGGCTAATCAAGAAGTTCCTGATTTCTTAACCAAGATTTCAAGAGAATCAGCCTTTGGTAGAGGTGGTCGTGGATCTTCCCGTGGTGGAGGATACGGTGGTCGTGGAGGTGCCACCAGAGATTTTAGAAGATCTGGCGGCGGTGGACACTCCAATTCAGGATGGGGTAGTAGTGCTGGTAGCGGATGGGGAAGTTCAGGAAACAGTGGATGGGGAAACTCCAATGGTTCAAGTGGTGGCTACGGTTCTCGCTCAAACTTCAACTCAAGCTATGGTAACCCATCTGCTTCAACTTCGTGGTGGTAA
- a CDS encoding Gda1 GDPase (Golgi membrane GDPase, required for wild-type O-mannosylation, not N-glycosylation), giving the protein MLSTRNLRLIVAVFAIFGIVAFFATSQNSLRGTVQKVGIKPASGGSSQEPPKPQDAQMDEEEKNTLQGKPHSGTKPPYEKVDKSESNIAEKLSDKPPSSQENEKITTPHEVGMNKECNEVNYVVMIDAGSTGSRVHVYEFNTCTQPPKLLSEEFKMLDPGLSSFDTDTVGAAKSLDPLLEVALSKVPKEKHSCTPVAVKATAGLRILGKAKSDAILKEVRRHLEEDYPFAVVPGNGISILDGRDEGVYAWVTANFLLGNIGNKDKLQTAAVFDLGGGSTQIVFEPEYKDQVPVEGETQYKFAFGEHEYTLYQFSHLGYGLMQGRNKINKLVLENYLKNAQLTKYSSKKEAKEANAEVEVTNPCIPPSSVAKNVQVEVSENEIYVVNMKGPSKPTGSKCRFLAEQVLNKDATCEAKPCSFNGIHQPSLTHAFNKNSDMFVFSFFYDRTNPIGMPSSFTVEELRDLTKSVCEGESLWRDVFFDDHMNSLNKEPQWCLDLSFITAMLHTGYDIPLSRELKTAKKIDNNELGWCLGASLPLLDKSSGLWQCRS; this is encoded by the coding sequence ATGTTGAGTACTCGTAATCTCAGGCTAATAGTGGCCGTCTTTGCAATCTTCGGTATTGTTGCTTTCTTTGCAACATCACAAAACTCACTCCGAGGCACAGTACAAAAGGTTGGCATAAAACCAGCAAGTGGTGGTTCGTCTCAAGAGCCACCAAAACCTCAAGATGCTCAAATGGATGAGGAGGAAAAGAATACACTTCAAGGTAAACCACACTCGGGAACAAAACCCCCCTATGAAAAGGTTGATAAATCAGAATCAAATATTGCTGAGAAGCTAAGTGACAAACCACCTTCTAGTCAAGAGAACGAGAAAATAACGACACCACATGAGGTTGGCATGAACAAGGAATGCAACGAAGTCAATTACGTTGTCATGATTGATGCCGGAAGTACAGGGTCTCGAGTTCATGTTTACGAGTTCAATACATGTACCCAGCCTCCTAAATTGTTGTCTGAAGAGTTCAAAATGCTCGATCCAGGATTGAGTTCTTTCGATACAGATACTGTGGGGGCTGCCAAGTCGTTGGACCCATTATTGGAAGTTGCCTTGTCAAAAGTACCAAAGGAGAAACATAGCTGTACGCCAGTTGCTGTGAAAGCCACTGCCGGCTTGAGAATACTCGGAAAAGCCAAATCCGAtgcaattttgaaagaggTTAGAAGACATTTGGAAGAGGATTATCCATTCGCTGTTGTCCCTGGAAACGGGATCTCTATTTTAGACGGAAGGGATGAAGGTGTTTACGCATGGGTTACTGCAAACTTTTTATTAGGAAACATTGGAAACAAGGACAAGTTACAGACTGCGGCAGTTTTTGATTTAGGTGGTGGCTCTACTCAAATCGTTTTTGAACCAGAATATAAGGATCAGGTTCCAGTTGAAGGGGAAACTCAATATAAATTTGCCTTTGGCGAACACGAGTATACCTTGTACCAATTCAGTCACTTGGGGTACGGTTTGATGCAAGGAAGaaacaagatcaacaagTTGGTTTTGGAGAACTATTTAAAAAATGCTCAATTGACCAAATACTCGAGCAAGAAAGAGGCTAAAGAGGCAAATGCAGAGGTAGAAGTAACCAACCCTTGTATTCCTCCCAGCTCTGTTGCCAAGAATGTGCAGGTTGAAGTTTCTGAAAATGAGATTTATGTTGTCAATATGAAAGGCCCATCAAAGCCAACTGGATCAAAATGTCGTTTTCTTGCTGAACAGGTGCTCAATAAAGATGCCACATGCGAGGCAAAGCCTTGTTCTTTCAACGGTATCCACCAACCTTCCTTGACACATGcattcaacaagaattcTGATATGTTtgtattttcatttttctaTGACAGAACCAATCCAATTGGTATGCCATCAAGCTTTACTGTTGAAGAGTTGAGAGACTTGACCAAATCAGTTTGCGAGGGTGAGTCATTATGGCGTGatgttttctttgatgACCATATGAATAGTTTGAACAAGGAGCCTCAATGGTGTTTGGATCTTAGTTTTATCACCGCTATGTTGCATACTGGTTACGACATTCCATTGAGCAGAGAACTCAAAACCGCTAAAAAGATAGACAATAACGAATTAGGTTGGTGTTTAGGTGCATCATTGCCGTTATTGGATAAATCTAGTGGCTTATGGCAATGTAGATCGTAA
- a CDS encoding Ste50 protein (protein with sterile alpha motif (SAM) and Ras-associated domain (RAD)), translating to MSTPSFNDSFLKWDAAQVSTYINMVTKDQDRRYGSLFLDNNIDGSLLPFLSTEHLKELGIGTLRTRLLIKKSVSELIEEHYKKYPPQSIYDPEYALNNFSIDGSQISLESLKVSAVLIQESIRKFNREARGQQVDSPLSPTQHEIKRLNDNFKKLKTDLIPVIRLLKDSKPLPTPILDPGPAATLDSPTFSPSHSVDEKEKVETRPNSGHISDPDRLSTGDTLSPTTKRFSSGSLLSMGTGQIISQLVSKVVDDKSHEFKLQKVGSQRNKGQHGSTMSNLRPKLVENTSSGSTVTVNTDQQKTQSQQTSFFGQLRSPLHQSQTQTALGPHQQQQPPQSQPSIAQQPQSRSHSGNEPLKQLRASTDDSCLKILQHAMKRHHIPREDWSKYVLVICYGDKERILKLAEKPVVVYKELQELGKHPAIMLRQLADVSSSGPEDYEDSRISSDIPGGVL from the coding sequence ATGAGTACGCCAAGTTTCAACGATTCGTTTTTGAAATGGGATGCAGCTCAAGTATCCACCTACATCAATATGGTTACCAAAGACCAGGATCGACGGTATGGATCATTATTTTTGGACAACAACATTGATGGTTCACTATTACCATTTTTGTCAACAGAGCACttgaaagaattgggaATTGGTACATTGAGGACGCGACTcttgataaagaaaagtGTCAGCGAGCTTATCGAAGAGCACTACAAGAAGTACCCCCCACAATCGATTTACGATCCCGAATATGCTTTGAATAATTTCAGCATAGATGGCAGCCAAATATCTTTGGAGAGCTTAAAGGTGTCGGCGGTTTTAATACAAGAACTGATCAGAAAATTTAATAGAGAGGCACGAGGCCAGCAAGTTGATCTGCCTCTTTCCCCAACTCAACATGAAATCAAGAGATTGAATGACAACTTCAAGAAGCTAAAGACGGACTTGATACCAGTGATCAGATTGCTAAAAGACTCTAAGCCACTTCCGACGCCAATTTTAGATCCAGGTCCAGCGGCTACTTTAGATTCACCTACGTTTTCCCCACTGCATCTGGTAGAcgaaaaggaaaaagtAGAGACGAGACCTAACAGCGGACACATTAGCGACCCAGATCGGCTTTCTACAGGTGATACTCTCAGTCCAACAACGAAACGCTTCTCTTCAGGGAGCTTGTTATCCATGGGCACTGGACAGATTATTTCTCAATTAGTATCCAAAGTTGTTGACGACAAATCACATGAATTTAAGTTGCAAAAAGTAGGTTcacaaagaaacaaaggCCAACACGGCAGTACAATGAGTAATTTGAGACCCAAACTAGTTGAAAATACCTCATCTGGATCAACCGTTACTGTAAACACAGATCAACAAAAGActcaatcacaacaaacatCTTTCTTTGGACAGTTGAGATCACCTTTACATCAGTCACAAACTCAAACTGCATTGGGGCctcaccaacaacaacagccacCACAATCACAGCCGTCTATAGCCCAACAACCTCAATCAAGATCACACTCAGGCAACGAACCCCTCAAGCAACTACGTGCATCAACTGACGACTCGTGCTTAAAAATCCTACAGCATGCAATGAAACGACACCACATTCCACGCGAGGACTGGTCAAAATATGTACTTGTGATCTGCTATGGTGACAAGGAAAGGATTTTAAAACTTGCAGAAAAGCCAGTTGTTGTGTATAAGGAATTACAAGAGCTTGGAAAACATCCGGCAATAATGTTGCGGCAATTAGCTGACGTTTCCTCTTCCGGACCTGAGGATTATGAGGATTCAAGAATAAGTTCAGACATTCCTGGCGGTGTATTGTGA